GGTTGACCGACGAGCCTCCGCTTATGCCAAGATTGTGGGTCTGAGTAAGCTCGGTACGGAACATATACTTTTTCATATCGGCAAGAAAGTCATTCTGACGCAGAGCCTCGATACCGGCATTGTACTCAGCGTCGCTAATCATTCCTGCCTTATTTTTTGCTATAAGGGTGCTCACCTCGCTCATAGTGCCGCGATTGGCTATGGTAGTGCCTCCGGGGTTCTGGTTGTAAAGCTCTATCTCAGCGTCGATATAGTCGCTTGCACCAGCCATATGCAGATAATCAAGATCAGGCTTCGGGAGCACCTTAAGTGAGCCTCGATAGCTCACTTTCATCTTGCCTTCCTCACCCTGCCTGGTAGAGACGATGATCACACCGTTGGCTGAACGTGAGCCATAGATTGAAGCCGCCACAGCATCCTTAAGTACTGTGATGTTGGATATATTGTCGGGGTTAAGGTCAGAGAGCTTAAGTTCGGTGGGATAACCGTCCACGACAACAAGCGGATCAGTCTCGGCATTGAGCGTTGCTCTGCCACGTATGCTCATGCTTCCGTCCTTATTGAGAACCACACCTGCCATCTGCCCTTCAAGACGGTCAGCAAGATTGGTTGCAAGTTTGGACTCAAGTTTCTTGGAGGAGATTGTGCCGAATGATCCGGTTGCCCTCTCCTTGCTCAGAGTGGCATAACCTGTCACAATCACTTCCTCAAGACGGTTATCGTCATCCTGGAGCCTTATCTCCACAGGTCCATTTATCATTGAGATCGCCATCTCCACAGGGCGCATTCCTATGTAGGAGACATGAATTTTCCCATCCTTCTTTGCAGCTGGAACTTTAAGGGTGAATCTACCATCAATATCCGTTGCCGTAGCGTTGGATGTGCCGGATACCGCGACTGTCGCTCCCGGCAACGGTTCTCCGTCATCGGCCAGTACCGATCCTGTTATGACCACAGGATTCTGCGCTATGACTGCCGAAACAGTCACAAGCACAAGCAGCAAGCTTGCAAATAATCTTTTAATCATGGTAAACAATTAATGAAATGTGATAATTTAGAAAGGATATCTATAATTATTAACAATCATCTAAAATCCCACTCTTTAAATTAATAATTATAGCTTTTTGCCAAATGTAGTGAAAAAATCACCCCCCCCAATTATTTAACATTCATTAACTAATATATAATATAAAGTCCCGCTACCGAATTCCGATAGCGGGACTATACTTTAGGTGAAATAACTGAGTGGACTATCGTGCAAGAGCGTCATTGATAGCCTCGCGCACGGCATCGCCACGCAGGTGCTTGCGGAATATAGTTCCGTCAGATGCAATACATATGATGAAAGGAATGCCGTTGAAGCGATATGTCTTCATGGTCTCCTTACCGGAATCAGGCGCAAGAAGCTGCTCCCAGGGCATGTTCTCTGACTGGAGGGCTTTTAGCCAATCCTCCTTTTCACTATCAATGGACACGCTCAGGAATGCAACCTTATCATTATCCTTGAAATCCTCATATATCTTTTTGAGCTTCGGAATCTCCGCACGGCACGGTCCACACCAGCTTGCCCAAAAGTCAACTATCAGGACTTTGCCCTTGAATGCACTGAGGCTCATCGGTTTTCCATTTGCAGTATGGAAAGTAAGATCAGGAGCCGGGGCTCCGATCGCCACAAGATTTTCACGTGCCTTGCGCTCGTCGCGCTCCTTGCGATAGGTCTGAGCCACCTGCGAGCCCGGATTAGCCTTGATTATGGCATCGAGAGTCTCTTCCATAAATGCAGAATCCTTGTCGGCGGAAAGATATGGGAAAAGAGCTATAACACTTGTGAGAGGTCCGTTGTCGCTTATAATCTTGCGGGCATACTCGCCGTCCACATTACCTGCAGCATCGATAATAGATTTGCATACTGCCACCTTTCTGGCTTGAGGAAGCCGTTCGCTGTGCACAAGGCTGTAGATATCCATTGATCTCTTATGGGACTGGGCACTCATAAAGTTAGCCCAGTTCATGATATCATTCTTCGGACCGCCATTTATATGTACAGGTTTTGAAGAGCGGGCTCCACCTTTTTCTGTACTCAAGCCCTCAAAATCCACATTTATATCTTCGTCCTCAATCCACACAGCCGCGCGCTGATAACGTCCGCAGGCAAGTGTGTGTATGCCTGCCTTCTCCACCGGCAGAGTCAATGAGTATGAACCGTCGGCATTGATGGGAGCCTCTCCGACCTTTTCTGACGAAAAGTCACCAGGTCTGGTCAATGATATTTTATCACCTGATTTGAAGTTCCCTACTTTTCCATGCACTGTCACAGAATTCTGCCCTATCATCACCATAGGCAACAACAGCATTGAAAGAGCTGATAACAAAGATTTTCTCATGTCCCGAAATTAGATTTATGATTGATAAGATTGTAGTGTTGACACTCATTTTGCCAACTATTCGTCCTGCCAAATGTACTAATTATTTTCACCTGCTGGCAAGCAATTAAATCTTTTTAACCAAAAGGTGAGATTATCAGCAGTCATTACATGCATAATCCGCGGATAAGAAATGTCATTGCCGACATTCTTATCCACGGATTATCCGTTGTTATGTTTATTCAAATTATGGAGTTTACTGTTGATATATCCCTGTCATATACGGATTTACCACATTACATTGTTATGTCCGTACATAAGGACAGCCGCTTCACGATACGCATCGCGCACACGGCGATATACATTAATAAGTTTCATTGTTCTTAATTTTGTGAGGACGCTCGCAATGAGCGACCTCTGGTTTTTAGGATGAACCTGACATCCCTTCAAAAAGTTAGTTGAAATAGAGCAGCTTTCTTAGGCCTGACGACAGTTTTCTTTGTTGACGTGATGGATGCTGCAATCGCCGGTGGTGCGGAAACTTTCTGACTCCGCAATGTGGTGAAGAACTTTCTTCACATCGGCACGGAAAGATTTAAATGATACAGTCATAAGCAGAATTTTTAATGGGTTAATACTTATGTGATTCATCATTAGAACGCACAAAAGTACATAAAAGTTCTACAATAATGCTAAATAATTATGTTATAAAACATATTCCACCCTTAATATTCCGAGTTTTAGACTAAATATCATTCATATTCACCTGAGGATTTCAGGAAATCCCGACGTAGTGATAACAGAATCCGCTGTCACGAGAAGCCCCTCAACATCGGGCAATGACTCTATCATCCGACACGCCTGCCGGGCAGTCAACGCCATGCACGCCGTGGCGTAGGCGTCGGCAATCATACATGACGGAGCTATCACAGTAGCCGACAAAAGATCTGTCACAGCAGGTCTGCCGTCAACGGTACTGATAGTGTGCCATGTGCGTCCGTTCTTTGTCTCATGGTAATTCCTATAGTTGCCGGAAGTAGCCACGCCACAACCTGTAACAGCCACCACAGCCATGCGCTCGTGCACAACAGCAGTGTCACAATCGACCGGCGCGTCTATCATCACCCTCCAGTCACCTCCCCGCGGAGATCTACCCGAAAGAGCTATCTCTCCACCTATCTCCACCATATAATCCTCACAGCCGTTACGCCTGAGCATATCGCCCACAAGGTCACACCCATATCCTTTGGTGATGGCGGAGAAATTGAACTCCGTACCGGCGTGCTTCTTGCGGATATACCCATCGGAAGTCATGCTGCATTCATCAATCCCGACAAATGCCAGAAGAGAGTCGATGGCAACTTGCGTAGGCTCCACTCCGGCTGACCGATATCCGTACCCCCAAAGATTTACCAATGGGGCCACTGTCGGATCAAACGCCCCACCGCTCCTCAGGTTGACTTCCTGCGATGCAGTAAAGATCCTGCGAAGGAGAGAATCCGCCTTGACCGAGTCTCCGCGATTGACAGCCGAAACAAGTGATTGCCCATCAAACGGACTCAGCGATCTCTCAACCTCTCTCATGACCAGAAGAATAGAATCCTGCATGTCACGACCTGCCCTGTAGGTAACATGATAGGTAGTGTTCCACACACCACCTTCGACTGACCGATAGCTCTCCATCCCAGAGCAGCCTGACACCATGACACCCATCACAACAAGAGTGAATATATATATATAATGTATAATCCTCATAAAAACCAGCTTTATTACGGCAAAATTACGCAAAATTTTCCAAAAGAATCGTATATTTGCAGAAACCCTCGGATCACGTTTATTGTTTACAACTCACTCTTCATATAACTTAACCCACTTCTTAACAACACAAAATATGTCAAAGGCATACATATTTCTCGCTGACGGCTTTGAAGAGATCGAAGCCCTCGCCCCGGTTGACCTTCTGCGCCGTGCCGGAGTCAATGTCTCAACCGTGTCCATCACCCAGCAAAAGGAGGTGACCGGAGCCCATGGGGTCACCGTAGCAGCCGACACTGTAATCGCTGACGCAGATGCATCCGACGTTGACCTCATTGTGTGTCCCGGTGGAATGCCAGGAGCAGCCAATCTCGCTGCATGCGAAGAGCTGAACAGAATGATAAGAGCTCAGCACACCTCCGGACGATACATATCTGCCATATGTGCCGCCCCGGCTGTCACCCTATCCCCTCTCGGGATACTCTCAGGCAAAAATGCCACATGCTATCCAGGCTTTGAGAAGGCTCTATCCGAAGCTGGAGCCATCCATACTGCCGAGCGTGTTGTAAGGGACGGCAACATCATCACGTCAAACGGTCCTTCCTCTGCCATACAGTTCGGTCTTGCCCTTGTCGAAGCCTTATGCGGAGCTGACACCGCAAAGACAGTAGCATCAGGCATACTCTTATAGAACGACTACGCTCATTAGCTGTTAAACATTACAGGCTGCATCCGCGTTATACATTGGCATGTGAAACCCTATAAACGATTAACAATCATGAGCGAATTCAAAGATATCATCAACAACGGCAAGCCCACACTTGCGGACTTCTTCGCCACATGGTGCGGCCCCTGCAAGATGCAAGGTCCGATCCTTGAGCAGCTGAAACAGAAAATAGGTGACGACGCCAACATCATAAAAATCGATGTCGACCGCACCCCTGACCTTGCGGCGGAATATCAGATACGCAGCGTCCCGACCCTCATCATATTCAAGGACGGCACACCCCAATGGCGCGTATCGGGGCTACAGCAGCTCGAAGTGCTCGAAGAGAAACTCCGGTCATACATGTGATCCGGCATCTTTACATGACCGGCAAAAAGGATAGGCAGCTACACAATATACCATAACCCTTTTTGCCGGTCATCTCATAAACTGTACGGAGTGCTTTTTACGGCTTACTTACGCTGAAACAGATTTTTTTGCATAACTCCATCGGAATTTCTATTTTTGCATGATTAAATCCTAAATATCATGTCTGAACAGCTTGAAATTTCCGAGGTGTACCACGCAGCCCAGGTGCTTCGTGATGTGGCACGTCATCCCCGTCTTATAGGAGTAACCCACCTCAACCCCGAGTCACAGGTCTACTTAAAGCCTGAGAATCTTCAACACACAGGGGCTTTCAAACTCCGTGGTGCCTACTACAAGATATCACAGCTCACCCCCGAAGAGCGAGCCAAAGGCGTGATAGCCTGCTCCGCCGGCAACCACGCCCAGGGAGTAGCCCTTGCCGCCACACACAACGGCATAAAATCGCTCATCTGCCTCCCCGCAGGAGCACCAATATCCAAGATCGAAGCAACAAAACGTCTAGGAGCAGAAGTGTGTCTCGTGCCCGGAGTGTATGACGATGCCTACCAGAAAGCAATCGAGCTTCAGAAGGAGCACGGATACACATTCATTCATCCTTTCGATGATCTCAAAGTGATAGCCGGACAGGGCACCATTGCGCTTGAGATACTTGAAGAGATGCCCGATGTAGAGGCAGTCATAGTCCCCATAGGCGGAGGCGGTCTCATCGCAGGCATGGCATTCACCCTCAAGCAACTCAAACCCGACGTGAAAGTGTATGGCGTACAGGCTGAGGGCGCACCATCCATGTATGAATCAATCAAGGACGGCAAACGCGAGCACCTCAACTCAGTATCGACCATAGCCGACGGCATAGCAGTCAAAGAGCCTGGTGTGAACACGTTCGAATTCTGTTCCAGATATGTCGACGAAATAGTCACCGTAACAGAGGACGAGATCGCCGCCTCAATCCTCGCTCTCATCGAACAGCAGAAACTTGTAGCCGAAGGAGCGGGAGCTGTAGCCGTTGCGGCTGCAATGTTCAACAAGGTCCCTATCAAGGGGAAAAAGACTGTCTGCGTAGTATCCGGAGGCAACATCGATGTCACAATCCTCAACCGAGTGATCACCCGAGGGCTTGTGAAGAGCGGCCGTAACTTCACCCTGAAGCTCGATGTGGGCGACAAGCCGGGACAGCTATCCGAGATATGCAGCATACTCGGCTCAAACGGGGCAAACATAATCTCCGTGACACACGAACGCAACTCCAACACTACATCCATCAACGGTTGCATTCTGCGCATCGAAGTCGAGACCCGCAATCACGACCATATCTCATTGCTCAAAAAAGCTCTCGCTGATGCAGGTCACCATGTGGTTAACTGAAACAATGAAAAGATTCCCGATACTCATACTCCTCTCCGCCATACTCTCGGCGGTGGGGATAACATCCTGCAAGACCACTGAAGAAAATTACCGCAAAGCCTACGAGACTGCGGTGATACAGCGTCAGGAAGCAACAGGCATTGACTCCACCATCTACGGAAAGATACGCAACAGTGCCAACACCTCCACTCTGCTTGTAGGGGGAGTAGAGCTGCCCATGCGCTCCGAATACATCGGATACGATGCCGATGGAGGCTCGTCACGCGACAAGGTGAAACTTTACAACATTGTGGTCGGACAATTCCGGCAGATATTCAATGCCAAACAGATGCGTCAGAGACTGCTTGATGCAGGCTATGACAGCGCGATGGTGGTGCACACTCGCGAACCGCTATATTACGTGATCACCGAGACATCATCAACCCCCGCCGAAGCACTTGAGGCATGGCGCAAAGTCAAATCCGACAAAGGGCTTGTGATCAAATCTCCTCTTCCGTTCATACTCCGGCCCGCCCATTTCCGAAATTAGAGGGAAGACATATGTTGACATAACAAGCGATTAGCTGAAGGGCCTCAACTCTTCAGCTAATCATTTGTCAGCAAACAAGCTCTAAAAGTTGCATTATAACCAGAAAATCTCTAACTTTGCAGATATTTTCACCATGAATAAAGACTACGTCACACATTCAGGAATAATTACTCGTATTGATGACGGCTCGCTTACTCTGCGAACAGAAGAAGCCTGCCGATGTGAAGGGTGTGCCGTAGCATCACTATGCAACAAGGATTCATCCTCCGAACAGGAAAGCATCACAATAAACACCCCTGAATCCTCGCTCTACAATGTGGGAGAACGTGTCGAGGTAATAGCATCGTCAGGATCCACGCTCCGTGCCACCTGGTGGGCACTGATGCTGCCTACATTACTGTTCATAGGGATTGTGCTCGCAGTAAGGCTCATATGGCACAACAGCGGGGCATGGTCGCTTGTGACCGGATTTGTGGTGCTCGCCATATACGATCTCTTCCTCTACCGCTTCCGCAAGCGGCTTGCGCAGAACATATCCTGGAAGGTCAGGCGGTTGTGAGCCCCACCTTGTCAGTATCATAAACAATATTCCGAATCAATCTATTTTCAACACATACCATGAATGTAATCATACTATCCATCATCGTCCTCGGCATAATCGGGATTGTGGGTGCGGCAGTGCTTTACGCCGTAGCCCGTAAATTTTACGTGCAGGAAGACCCACGCATCGATCAGGTAGAGGCACTTCTTCCAGGAGCCAACTGCGGAGGATGCGGACGTAGCGGATGCCGCGACTTTGCAGCCGCATGTGTAGGGGCTGACACTCTTGACGGTCTGACATGCCCATCTTCAAGCACAGAGACAATGAAGAAAATCGGTGAGATCGTAGGACTCGCTCCGGTAGCCGCCAAGCCCAAAATCGCTGTGATCAAATGTAACGGCACCTGCGAGCTGCGTCCCGCCCATGCCCGCTTCGAGGGGGCACCGTCATGTGCCGTTCTCTCATCGCTCGGCACAGGTCAGTCAGCCTGCCCCAACGGCTGTCTCGGGTGCGGCGACTGCGTAGAAGCATGTCCGTGGGGTGCCATGAGAATGAATCTTGAGACCGGACTGCCGGAAGTAATCGAGGACAAGTGCGTGGGCTGCGGTGCATGCGTAAAGGCTTGTCCGCGCTCGATAATCGAATTGCGCAACAAGGGTCCGCGAGGTATGCGCGTGTTCGTGGCATGCTCCAACAAGGAGAAAGGCGCGCTTGCGATGAAAGCATGCAAGGTAGCATGCATAGGATGCGGAAAGTGTGCCAAGAACTGTCCTCACGAAGCCATAGCAGTCAACTCCAATCTTGCCTACATTGACTATGAGAAGTGTAAACTCTGCAAGAAATGTGTTGAGGTGTGCCCCACTCACTCAATCCATGCCGTGAATTTCCCGGTAAAGAAAGCCGAACCGGCAGCTACTGAATCCAAGGCATAACAATCTCATCTCCCATCCACGAAATCCAATATGAAACTTCATACATTCAAGACCGGCGGCGTACATCCCGCCGAGAATAAAATTGCGGCAGGCAAACCGATAATCAATCTGCCACTCCCTGCCGAGGTTGTGCTCCCGGTGTCACAGCACATCGGTGCCCCTGCCAAACCTATAGTGCAGAAAGGTGACCACGTGAAGCGTGGCGACCGTGTTGCGGAGGCTGGAGGATTCGTCTCAGCCCATATACACACCCCGATCTCAGGAACAGTGGTCAAGATCGACACAGCCCGCACTCCGCAGGGCATGCCTGTCGAAGCTATATATATCAAAAGCGACGACGCCGACCGCGAAGCGGATGCAGCCTCAATGGCAGACTCTGCACCTAAACGCACCGATGCCGAAATAGCCATTCTCGACTCCAAAGCTATAATCGACCTCATCAAGGATGCCGGCATAGTCGGACTCGGAGGAGCCACATTCCCCGCCCACGTAAAACTGATGCCACCTCCAGGCTCCAAGGCTGAAGTGGTAATAATCAATGCCGCGGAGTGCGAACCTTGCCTCTCTTGCGACGATATGCTAATGCGCGAGAACTCCAGAGAGATAGTCAAAGGAGTGCAACTGCTTGTAAAGGCAGCAGGTGTCAACCGTGGCATAATAGCCATCGAGAACAACAAGCCGGAAGCTATAGCCGCCCTAACGGCCGCCTCTTCATCCGCCCCAGGAATAGAGGTGATGCCCATGAAAGTCAAATATCCCCAAGGTGGTGAAAAACAGTTGATCGAGGCTGTGATCGGGAAAGAAGTACCATCAGGAGCTCTCCCTATAGCCACAGGCGCAATAGTTCAGAACGTAGCAACAGCCTATGCCGTATACCGGGCGGTATATCACAACGAACCCATCCTTGACCGTGTGCTCACAATCCACAACGGCACCGAAGGCAAAAACCTACGCGTACCTCTCGGAACAATCCTGTCAACCCTCGTAGAAGGCAATGACTACGAAAAGATAATCATAGGCGGCCCGATGATGGGGCGTACAGCATCCACCCTCGACACCCCTATGATAAAGGGCACATCAGGCATACTTCTTGACTCGCGCTACGCACACCGCCGCCCCACAGAACCATGCATCAAGTGCGGAGCCTGCGTCAATGCATGCCCCATGGGTCTTGAGCCATACCTTGTGAGCACCCTGTCGCGCCTGAAGCAATGGGACGAAGCAGAGCAGGAAAAGATAGCCAACTGCATAGAGTGCGGCTCATGCAGCTACATATGCCCGGCATCGCGCCCGCTCGTCGACTACATACGTGTGGGCAAAGCAAAAGTAATGGCGGCAATCCGCGCACGCGCAGCCGCATCCAAATCGTAAGTAAAAGCGGCAAGGAACACACTCTGTAACACCTATTCCGCATAACCAACAATACCAAAGAGGATATTCCACTTAATTGTGGCATATCCTCTTTTATATTGTGTTTTTTCAGAAAAATAAGCTCAATCAACATATTCCAGGTCACATTTTCCACCTAAATCCTTCAAATATCCGATAAATTAAGTTAACTTTGCCAAAACAAGTAACTACTCATTTAAAATCTCAACCACATGTCATTCTGGAAAGGTGTGAAGAGCGCGTTCGGATTCAGCGGTAGCGAAAGCGAAGAGGACGTCGAAGAGTACGACTCATCTCTCCCTACATATGCTGCACAGCCAACCCCTGCCGATCAGGAAACGGTCGGCAACCAACCCGACACACCTTCGCATGAACAATCCACACCTGACCCCGACATAACCATCAAGCCTGTCGATACTGCCGGCAACGAGCCAACCGAAACTCATGCCGACGACTCTCTTCCGGGCGACATATTCGATGCCCTGATAGAACAATTCAACTCGTTCCAGCCCGAATTCGTAAAAGAATGCCTCTCTACCGAAGCACAGCGCACATACATATACAACTCTATTTCAGAGAACCTGCGCTTACGAATCCAGAAAGCGACAGCCACGACTCAACAAACTGACGACAGCAGCAACCAGACTGAAATAGAACGTCTGAAACGACGAATATCCGTTCTTGAAGCTGAGGCAAAAGACACTGATAACATCCGTCAGGAAAACCACAAGCTACAGCTAAGCATCAAACGTCAGAAACGAGCTCTCCTTGACCGCATCAACGACCTTGAAGCCCAGGTAGCCAAGAACTATGCCGAGCGGGAAAAATTCTTCTCGGACAAACGCAATCCGGCTGATGCCGCTCTCATTGACTCCACCAATGCCCGAGTAAAAGAACTCGAAGCCACCCTTGCCCAACGCGACGAAGAGATCGCAGCCCGCACAGGAGACATGGACCAGATGATGATGAAAATCAAGATCGGCGACCAGATGATCACAGATCTGCGCAACCAGTCGGACGCTGCCCGAAACGAATACGAGGACACGTGCAACCAGCAGCAGATTGCCCTTGAGCAGATACAGTTGCAGGTAGAAGCGTTCGAGCAGATAAAAGTCCGATACGAAGCACGCATTGCCGAGCTCAAGGATGCCATAAAGCAGGAGAAAGCACGCAACCTTGACGAACAGATATCTCGACTCAACGAAGAGAACGCCTCTCTGCGTCACACTATAGAAAACAATCTGTACAATCAGGCAAGCAACGAGATGCGCCTGCGCAACGAGATCAAACGGCTCAAGCAGGAACTCGAAAAAGCAACAGCGGCAGCAGCTCCACACCAGGACCCATCCTCCAGCAATACCCCGAGCCATCGCCTGCATCATTCCAGTCTTCGGCTGTTTCAACCGACGCGGAAGCACAGTCCAAACAGAAGCAACCCCCACGCCGGCGCGGACGTCCCAAAAAAGCTAAACTTGACGAGGAACTCGACAACACAGAATGGTTCTCACAGACAGGACACAAGGAGGACCCTGATTTCGGTTACCACGAACCCCCGCGACGCCCATCCAACGACAACGCCGCACAGCTCTCGCTTTTCTGAGATGGGAAATGCCAACATATCGAACAACAAAGACTCAATCCACTTTTTTCAATAATACCAATGACCCGTCACCTCATAACTCTTGCAGCGGCGAGCCTCATGACAATATCAGCCGCAGCTGCTCCAAAGGCTATAAATGTCAGCAACTTCGCCGACATGGCTCCATATGTACATCCCAACAACGGAAGCAAATCGGTAGCTAAGCCTTATTTCATGCCCGACGGACAGTCCTACCTGCAACTTTCAGCTGACTCAAAACGCATCGTCAGGCATGACATACGCAACGGAGCGGAAGCTGAGACCGTGATGGATGTGACCAATACCCGCGAAGCAAAAATCCCAGCTATCGAGAGCTTCCAATTAAGCCCCGATGGCTCCAAACTACTTCTCGCAACCGGCATAGAGCCCATCTACCGCCGCTCCTCCCGTGCATCACACTACATATACGAGATACGCACGCGAATACTCACGCCATTATCAGAGAGTCATCCTGTGCAGCGTTGTCCGGTATTTTCTCCTGACGGAAGAATGGTGGCATTTGTCGCTCCCGACAACAACATCTACCTAAAGAAACTCGACTACGGCACAGAAGTGGCAGTCACAACCGACGGGGCCGTCGACCGTATCATCAACGGAGTCCCCGACTGGGTGTACGAAGAGGAGTTCTCAGCCACATGCTCAATGGCATGGTCGCCTGACTGTCTCACACTGTGCTATCTCAAATACAACGAGACCGAAGTGCCCGCCTATTCTTTCCCACTCTACGAAGGCTCATGCGACCCCATGAAGCAGTATGCACTCTATCCGGGACAGTTCACCTACAAATATCCTGTAGCCGGACAACCCAACTCAGTTGTCACTCTTCACAGTTACGATATCGACAACCGCAAGACCAAGGACATCACTCTTCCCGGTTCCGACATAGAATACATCCCGCGTATCAGCTATGCCCACGACCCTGCCGGACGCCTTATGGTGACCACACTCGACCGCTCGCAGACACGCATGGAGCTCCTTGCAGTCAATCCGCGTTCAGGCGTATCCAAATCTCTCATCACAGAGAAGAGCGAGGCATGGCTCAACGATGACACATACGAGAACATAACATATCTCCCCTCAGGATTCATCCTGCTGTCGGGGCGCAGCGGATTCACCCACGCCTATCTCTACAGCTACGAGGGACAGCTCATGCGCACCATCACTTCAGGCGATTTCGATATAAAAGACTTCTACGGAACTGACACCAAAGGCAACTGCTACTTCCAGTCCACAGTGTCAGGACCCATCAACCGAGTAGTGATGCGTGTCGACCCCAAAGGCATCACAAAGCGTCTCACCCCCGACTCGGGCAACGCTTCAGCATGGTTCTCCCCGACAATGGATTACTATGCAGTCACCTACAGCAACTCCACCACACCACCTGCATGCACCCTCTACACAGCACCAGCCGACAAGAAGATAAGAGTGCTTGAGGACAATGCCGGACTCGCCGAAAAATACGCATCGGCACCCAAGCCAGAATTCACTACCGTGACCACCTCCGAAGGGATCACAATGGATGCTTACATCATCAAGCCATCCAATTTCGATCAGTCACGCCGCTACCCTCTCATCATCACCCAGTACAGCGGTCCCGGATCGCAGGAAGTGCTCAACCGATGGCGGATCGACTGGACCCAGTATGCAGCGATGCACGGCTATGTGGTGCTTTGTGTAGACGCGCGCGGCACAGGCGGTAAAGGAAGAGCCTGGGAGACCATAGTATACAAGAATCTCGGACACTACGAGGCCATCGACCTTTGCGGAGCAGCCCGCTGGGCAGCGACCCTTCCATATGTCGATCCGGCACGCATAGGCCTCACCGGATGGAGCT
The sequence above is drawn from the Duncaniella freteri genome and encodes:
- the trxA gene encoding thioredoxin produces the protein MSEFKDIINNGKPTLADFFATWCGPCKMQGPILEQLKQKIGDDANIIKIDVDRTPDLAAEYQIRSVPTLIIFKDGTPQWRVSGLQQLEVLEEKLRSYM
- a CDS encoding RnfABCDGE type electron transport complex subunit B is translated as MNVIILSIIVLGIIGIVGAAVLYAVARKFYVQEDPRIDQVEALLPGANCGGCGRSGCRDFAAACVGADTLDGLTCPSSSTETMKKIGEIVGLAPVAAKPKIAVIKCNGTCELRPAHARFEGAPSCAVLSSLGTGQSACPNGCLGCGDCVEACPWGAMRMNLETGLPEVIEDKCVGCGACVKACPRSIIELRNKGPRGMRVFVACSNKEKGALAMKACKVACIGCGKCAKNCPHEAIAVNSNLAYIDYEKCKLCKKCVEVCPTHSIHAVNFPVKKAEPAATESKA
- a CDS encoding DJ-1 family glyoxalase III, with product MSKAYIFLADGFEEIEALAPVDLLRRAGVNVSTVSITQQKEVTGAHGVTVAADTVIADADASDVDLIVCPGGMPGAANLAACEELNRMIRAQHTSGRYISAICAAPAVTLSPLGILSGKNATCYPGFEKALSEAGAIHTAERVVRDGNIITSNGPSSAIQFGLALVEALCGADTAKTVASGILL
- a CDS encoding FAD:protein FMN transferase, whose protein sequence is MRIIHYIYIFTLVVMGVMVSGCSGMESYRSVEGGVWNTTYHVTYRAGRDMQDSILLVMREVERSLSPFDGQSLVSAVNRGDSVKADSLLRRIFTASQEVNLRSGGAFDPTVAPLVNLWGYGYRSAGVEPTQVAIDSLLAFVGIDECSMTSDGYIRKKHAGTEFNFSAITKGYGCDLVGDMLRRNGCEDYMVEIGGEIALSGRSPRGGDWRVMIDAPVDCDTAVVHERMAVVAVTGCGVATSGNYRNYHETKNGRTWHTISTVDGRPAVTDLLSATVIAPSCMIADAYATACMALTARQACRMIESLPDVEGLLVTADSVITTSGFPEILR
- a CDS encoding TlpA family protein disulfide reductase, giving the protein MRKSLLSALSMLLLPMVMIGQNSVTVHGKVGNFKSGDKISLTRPGDFSSEKVGEAPINADGSYSLTLPVEKAGIHTLACGRYQRAAVWIEDEDINVDFEGLSTEKGGARSSKPVHINGGPKNDIMNWANFMSAQSHKRSMDIYSLVHSERLPQARKVAVCKSIIDAAGNVDGEYARKIISDNGPLTSVIALFPYLSADKDSAFMEETLDAIIKANPGSQVAQTYRKERDERKARENLVAIGAPAPDLTFHTANGKPMSLSAFKGKVLIVDFWASWCGPCRAEIPKLKKIYEDFKDNDKVAFLSVSIDSEKEDWLKALQSENMPWEQLLAPDSGKETMKTYRFNGIPFIICIASDGTIFRKHLRGDAVREAINDALAR
- a CDS encoding SoxR reducing system RseC family protein, with the protein product MNKDYVTHSGIITRIDDGSLTLRTEEACRCEGCAVASLCNKDSSSEQESITINTPESSLYNVGERVEVIASSGSTLRATWWALMLPTLLFIGIVLAVRLIWHNSGAWSLVTGFVVLAIYDLFLYRFRKRLAQNISWKVRRL
- a CDS encoding SPOR domain-containing protein; protein product: MKRFPILILLSAILSAVGITSCKTTEENYRKAYETAVIQRQEATGIDSTIYGKIRNSANTSTLLVGGVELPMRSEYIGYDADGGSSRDKVKLYNIVVGQFRQIFNAKQMRQRLLDAGYDSAMVVHTREPLYYVITETSSTPAEALEAWRKVKSDKGLVIKSPLPFILRPAHFRN
- the ilvA gene encoding threonine ammonia-lyase; the protein is MSEQLEISEVYHAAQVLRDVARHPRLIGVTHLNPESQVYLKPENLQHTGAFKLRGAYYKISQLTPEERAKGVIACSAGNHAQGVALAATHNGIKSLICLPAGAPISKIEATKRLGAEVCLVPGVYDDAYQKAIELQKEHGYTFIHPFDDLKVIAGQGTIALEILEEMPDVEAVIVPIGGGGLIAGMAFTLKQLKPDVKVYGVQAEGAPSMYESIKDGKREHLNSVSTIADGIAVKEPGVNTFEFCSRYVDEIVTVTEDEIAASILALIEQQKLVAEGAGAVAVAAAMFNKVPIKGKKTVCVVSGGNIDVTILNRVITRGLVKSGRNFTLKLDVGDKPGQLSEICSILGSNGANIISVTHERNSNTTSINGCILRIEVETRNHDHISLLKKALADAGHHVVN